Proteins from one Terriglobales bacterium genomic window:
- a CDS encoding (2Fe-2S)-binding protein encodes MDDLPEDKKQKPGSKHSSSKHSSSNHSSSHSSSHSSDDAGVSRRDFLKISSVSAAVPFIARAGVLTAEAEEVAVQGPDKVPVTLTINGKRYSAQLEPRVTLLDALRDSFDLTGAKRVCDRGTCGACTVLLDGKAVYSCSVLAIDAQSHAISTVEGLGDPSKLHPIQQAFVDHDAQQCGFCTSGFVMASKAFLDKHPNPTPEQIKHGMGGNLCRCGTYAGMRLALVQAAKAAKGA; translated from the coding sequence ATGGACGATCTTCCTGAGGACAAGAAACAGAAACCGGGATCAAAGCATTCATCCTCAAAGCATTCTTCTTCGAATCATTCCTCTTCGCATTCGTCTTCGCACTCATCTGACGATGCGGGCGTATCCAGACGAGATTTCCTGAAAATTTCGAGCGTTTCCGCGGCGGTGCCATTTATCGCCAGGGCGGGTGTGCTCACAGCGGAAGCGGAAGAGGTGGCCGTGCAAGGTCCGGACAAAGTACCGGTCACGCTTACCATCAATGGCAAGCGCTACAGCGCACAACTGGAGCCTCGGGTCACATTGCTGGACGCGCTGCGCGACAGCTTTGATCTGACCGGCGCCAAGCGGGTCTGCGATCGGGGGACTTGCGGAGCGTGCACGGTATTACTGGATGGCAAAGCGGTTTATTCCTGCTCGGTTCTTGCTATTGATGCGCAATCTCACGCCATTTCTACCGTAGAAGGCCTGGGCGATCCCAGCAAACTTCATCCCATACAACAGGCATTTGTTGATCATGACGCACAACAATGCGGCTTCTGCACTTCCGGGTTCGTGATGGCAAGCAAGGCCTTCCTGGATAAGCACCCTAATCCGACGCCGGAGCAGATCAAGCATGGAATGGGCGGAAACCTCTGCCGATGTGGCACCTATGCAGGCATGCGCCTGGCCCTGGTGCAGGCAGCAAAAGCCGCGAAAGGAGCTTAG